The genomic region GAGCACCGGCAGGCGGGCGAGGCCGCCCCGCCGCGCCAGCAGCGCATCCAGCCCGATCACCACCAGGCCGATGCCGATGCCAAGCAGGATCATCGACCAGTCGATGCGGTGGGTGAAGATGCCGACCGCGATCGCCGACATCAGGGTCGCCTGCGGCGCGGCGAGGGCCTGGGCCGGATCCATGCCCGCCCGCGGCAGCGTCCCGGCGAAGCCGTAGGCGCCGTAGAGCAGGTCGAGGATCGGCGGGATCACCAGGGCCCCCGCGACGCACCCCACCATGAGCGCGACCTGCTGGCGCCACGGGGTCGCCCCCACCAGCCAGCCGGTCTTGAGATCCTGCAGGTTGTCGTTGGAGATCGATGCCACCGCGACGATCACCGAGGTGGTGAACAGCGCCAGTGCGATTGCGAGCCCGCTGCCCTCCTGGCTTGCCAGCAGCTCGCCGCTGCCGGGCAGCACCAGCAGCAACAGGGAGACCAGCGTCACCGCGACGATGCCGATGCCGGAGATCGGGCTCGCCGAGGATCCCACCAGCCCGGCCATGTAGCCGCAGGCCGCGGCGATCAGGAAGCCGAAGGCGAAGGCGAACAGCACCGCCCCGGCGACCAGGCTCGCGTGCAGGCCGGCGGGCAGCGCCGGTCCGCTGGCTGCTAGGAAGCGGTGGAAGATCAGCGCCATCGGCGCGATCAGCAGCAGGCTGAGGCCGCCGACCAGATGGATCGGCATGTCGCGCTCGGTGCGGGGAATGGCATCGGCGCCGGAACTGCGGGAGGTGCGCAGGGCGGCGAACGAGGCGCGCATGCCCTCGGCCACCGGCCGCAGCAGCACCAGCAGGGTCCAGACCGCGCCGATGCCGATCACGCCGGCGCCGATGAAGCGGACCTGGGTGCTCCAGAGCCGGGTGGCGAAGCCGGCGAGCGTCGCCTCGGGCGGCATCGGCGTGGTGGCGGTGAGCACCGGCACGGCGACACCCCAGGCCAGCACCACCCCGAGCAGCATCGCCAGCCCGGCAACGATGCCGACCAGATAGCCGGCGCCGACGAGGGCGAGCGAGAAGCCGGTGCCGAGGCGGAACACCGCGCCACCGGCGGCGAACCACCAGGTGAGGCCTTCCCCGAATAGTTTGAAGCCGCTGGCGATCAGGCTGAAGGCGGCGCCGGTCACGCCGCCGGCGACGATGTCGGCCAGGCCCGGCGCGGGGGGACCGGGCGCGGCCGCCGGGTCCGGGGTGGGGGACGCGCTGCCCACGCGCAGGATCTCCGCCGCCGCCACGCCCTCGGGATAGGCGAGCGGGCTCTGCACCACCAGGGCACGGCGCAGCGGAATCGAATAGAGCACGCCGAGGATGCCGCCGATGGCGCAGACGCTGGCGGTCTGCCAGAACGGGAACCCGACCCAGTGCCCGGTCATGACCAGGCCGGGCAGGATGAAGATGATCGAGGACAGCGTGCCCGCGGCCGAGGCCTGTGTCTGCACCATGTTGTTTTCGAGGATGTTGGCGCCCCCGGCCAGGCGCAGCACCGCCATCGAGATCACCGCGGCGGGGATCGAGGAGGAGAAGGTCAGCCCGACCTTGAGGCCGAGATAGACGTTGGAGGCGGTGAACAGCACCGTGATCAGCGCGCCGAGCAGCAGGCCGCGCAGTGTCAGCTCCGGCAAGGAGACCTCGTCGGCGATCCGCAGCCGCGCCGCGGCCGGTGCGCCTGTCAGGGGTGTCATCCGGCGGACCGGCCAGGAGCCGGGCAGGAGCCAGGCAGGGGAAGAGGCATTGGGGCCTCCAGTGCGGAGGCCGGACCATGCCAGGGCGGTGACGGAGACGGATAGTGCCGTTGCCGCCGCCGCACGCGCCCTTGATCGGGCGCGCCCGGCCGGTCCGGGTTGGGGGTTATCTCAGGACGATTTCGACCCGGCGGTTCTGTGGTTCGCGCACGCCGCGGGCGGTCGGCACCAGCGGGCGGCTGTCGCCGAAGGCCTGGATGGAGATGGCGGCCTGCGGCACGCCGTTGCGGACCAGTTCGCCGGCGACGTTCTGGGCACGGCGCAGCGACAGGCGCTGGTTGTATTGCGGCGTGCCGGTCAGGTCCGCGTGGCCGGCCACCTCGATTCGCGTGTACTGCACCCGCGTCGAGTTCTGGGCGGCCTCGGCGATGATCTGGCGGGCGCGGCCGGTCAGGTCGGCCCGGTCCCAGTCGAAGAACACGAGATAGGTGCGCGAGGGGGCGGGGGCCGGCGCGACCACCGGGGCGGGGGTTGGCGGCGGCGGTGGCGGGGCGGCGTTGAAGGCGTAGCGGACGCCGATCATGACGCTGTGGTTCAGATCGTCGGAGACCTTGGTGTTCGGGCC from Rhodovastum atsumiense harbors:
- a CDS encoding OPT family oligopeptide transporter, whose protein sequence is MTPLTGAPAAARLRIADEVSLPELTLRGLLLGALITVLFTASNVYLGLKVGLTFSSSIPAAVISMAVLRLAGGANILENNMVQTQASAAGTLSSIIFILPGLVMTGHWVGFPFWQTASVCAIGGILGVLYSIPLRRALVVQSPLAYPEGVAAAEILRVGSASPTPDPAAAPGPPAPGLADIVAGGVTGAAFSLIASGFKLFGEGLTWWFAAGGAVFRLGTGFSLALVGAGYLVGIVAGLAMLLGVVLAWGVAVPVLTATTPMPPEATLAGFATRLWSTQVRFIGAGVIGIGAVWTLLVLLRPVAEGMRASFAALRTSRSSGADAIPRTERDMPIHLVGGLSLLLIAPMALIFHRFLAASGPALPAGLHASLVAGAVLFAFAFGFLIAAACGYMAGLVGSSASPISGIGIVAVTLVSLLLLVLPGSGELLASQEGSGLAIALALFTTSVIVAVASISNDNLQDLKTGWLVGATPWRQQVALMVGCVAGALVIPPILDLLYGAYGFAGTLPRAGMDPAQALAAPQATLMSAIAVGIFTHRIDWSMILLGIGIGLVVIGLDALLARRGGLARLPVLAVGIGIYLPPTISVTIVIGAVLGWLIARALQRRAAAAGTDAAPALEHAQRRGVLLASGLIVGESLVGVLLAAIIGASGNQTPLALVGPGFEPAAGWLGLAGFLLVCAAFAGRVLATR